From Ananas comosus cultivar F153 linkage group 8, ASM154086v1, whole genome shotgun sequence, one genomic window encodes:
- the LOC109713976 gene encoding aspartic proteinase CDR1-like: MELLVTFQLLLFLSSAFACSFSLQASYTTNATSHGFGIPIIHRDSPLSPFYRPDATIFEHWDSERRRSTARYNYILSATLDDVLTPVFPDGGSYLTRLAIGTPPYKLYLNIDTGSSLIWTQCLPCPQCYPQSYPPFDPNKSSTYGIYDCNSAGCNELSKSICSLDKKCLYSVFYGDSSYSKGYFSYDTFTVGSNSGKDISLSDVAFGCGEYNKGVFTRNEAGILGLSGGPLSFASQVGSEQFSYCLGPPGSQGSQLVFGSSALMAGGYTTLELVERARGVVFYYLSLTDISVDSERLYLPPGTFKRATNDSGGILIDSGATYTYLFPAAYDLIVKKLAGKITLKPIGGGDDAPALCYQGTKADLKGGKIPNLTFHFALLDVVLPPENFFNLKDKSVLCFAMVSVTDVSIFGSMAQQNKNVGYDVINRRLYIQDVASC, from the coding sequence ATGGAATTATTAGTAACATTCCAATTACTACTTTTTCTCTCCTCTGCATTCGCTTGTTCCTTCTCTCTCCAAGCTTCTTATACGACTAACGCGACCAGCCACGGATTCGGCATTCCCATCATCCACCGTGACTCTCCGCTCTCCCCCTTCTACCGCCCAGACGCCACCATCTTCGAACACTGGGATTCAGAACGCCGCCGCTCGACCGCACGCTACAACTACATCCTCTCGGCTACCCTTGATGACGTACTGACGCCAGTGTTCCCCGACGGCGGCAGTTACCTGACGCGGCTGGCAATAGGCACGCCGCCTTACAAACTCTACCTGAACATCGACACCGGCAGTAGCCTGATATGGACCCAGTGCCTCCCGTGCCCGCAGTGCTACCCTCAAAGCTACCCGCCCTTCGACCCGAACAAGTCGTCCACCTACGGGATCTACGACTGCAACTCCGCTGGCTGCAATGAGCTCTCCAAAAGCATCTGCAGCTTGGACAAGAAGTGCCTGTACAGCGTCTTCTATGGTGACAGCTCCTACAGCAAAGGCTATTTCTCGTATGACACATTCACCGTCGGGTCCAACAGCGGCAAGGACATCTCCCTCAGCGACGTGGCCTTCGGCTGCGGGGAATACAACAAGGGTGTCTTCACCCGTAACGAAGCCGGCATACTCGGGTTGAGCGGTGGGCCGTTGTCGTTTGCCAGCCAGGTGGGTTCAGAACAGTTCTCGTACTGTCTAGGGCCACCGGGGTCACAGGGCAGCCAGCTGGTCTTCGGCAGCAGCGCGCTGATGGCAGGCGGCTACACCACTCTGGAGCTCGTAGAGCGGGCGCGCGGAGTCGTTTTTTACTACCTAAGCCTCACGGACATCAGTGTTGACTCCGAGAGGTTATACTTGCCCCCCGGAACGTTTAAAAGAGCTACTAATGACAGCGGCGGCATCTTAATCGACTCGGGCGCAACATACACATATCTATTCCCTGCAGCGTATGACTTGATTGTGAAGAAATTGGCAGGCAAAATAACGTTGAAGCCCATCGGTGGGGGCGACGATGCGCCGGCATTGTGCTACCAGGGGACGAAGGCTGATTTGAAGGGAGGGAAGATACCGAACCTCACGTTCCACTTCGCGCTTCTTGATGTCGTGTTGCCGCCCGAAAACTTCTTCAATTTGAAAGACAAATCTGTTTTGTGCTTCGCCATGGTGTCTGTTACTGACGTGTCCATCTTTGGCAGCATGGCGCAGCAGAATAAGAACGTCGGGTATGACGTGATCAACAGGAGGCTCTATATACAAGATGTCGCCAGCTGCTAA